Proteins co-encoded in one Paracrocinitomix mangrovi genomic window:
- a CDS encoding peptide MFS transporter, whose product MQGNSSNNFFDSKVLGHPAGLFVLFFTEMWERFSYYGMRALLVLFLISSSGLGGWNWDFSQAAALFGTYTSLVYLTPIVGGYIADRIIGYRKAVLIGALLMTLGHGSMAMESEFTMYLGIALLIFGNGFFKPNMTSIISHMYKDFPEKKDGAYTIFYMGVNAGAFLGIMLCGYIGEYESWSYGFGLAGILMLMGLLQFAFAQKIFGTVGLAPKDGGGQEDEEEDDTEDEELSEVKAAEKHRNPFTLKDNILTWVSAVMAIVWIINDVVSKVTEYDLFPFGILNKVNDQGEIVGKTFGMYGEDPNIFLSGASMFILIGVILFLILLVTRVRRYKYVVKDKMIAVVFFAIFYIFFIASFEQAGTTMTLFASDFTERVMTGGWATAFIVIDLLITIIPLGIISYVLFRLFQKTYKKYLLSNIILGISFVFIWVIVIWKINRNMDSTAYVATYEQVETSKENKKGVMEKTVAPFTEGYELTEFDSRIYGETTIIEPVEMELGDNFYMIPKRRGEGFYYIAHNELDEYRDKQTLSGEKSELVQATVTRIKKDEVEIGATWFGILNSLFIIAFAPLFSRWWESKFNPSGPVKYGLGLMLIGIGFAALTYGASNIAEGSDFKASAIWLVIAYLFHTLGELCISPVGLSFVSKLVPGRMIAFMFGVWYLAIAIGNKLAQSVGGMVESIAEDYGISRFFLIFTLVPIILGVIAVLLNPIIKKFMHGVK is encoded by the coding sequence ATGCAAGGAAATTCATCTAACAATTTTTTTGATTCTAAAGTTCTAGGACACCCAGCAGGACTATTCGTTTTGTTTTTCACAGAAATGTGGGAACGATTCTCTTACTATGGAATGAGAGCGCTTTTAGTGCTATTCTTAATTAGTTCTTCTGGTTTAGGCGGATGGAATTGGGACTTTAGCCAAGCTGCTGCTTTGTTTGGAACTTATACCTCACTCGTTTATTTAACGCCAATTGTTGGGGGATATATTGCCGACCGTATCATTGGATACAGAAAAGCTGTTTTAATTGGTGCATTGTTGATGACATTGGGTCACGGTTCAATGGCCATGGAAAGCGAATTCACCATGTATCTGGGTATTGCCTTATTGATTTTTGGAAACGGTTTCTTCAAACCAAACATGACATCAATCATCTCTCACATGTACAAAGATTTCCCAGAGAAAAAAGATGGTGCTTACACCATTTTCTACATGGGAGTTAACGCAGGAGCTTTCTTAGGAATTATGCTTTGCGGATACATTGGAGAGTATGAATCATGGAGCTACGGTTTTGGTCTTGCAGGAATTTTAATGTTGATGGGATTATTGCAATTTGCATTTGCTCAAAAGATTTTTGGTACAGTAGGATTAGCTCCTAAAGATGGTGGAGGTCAAGAAGATGAGGAAGAAGATGATACTGAGGATGAAGAGTTATCGGAAGTTAAAGCTGCTGAAAAACACAGAAATCCATTTACACTCAAAGACAATATTCTCACCTGGGTATCAGCCGTAATGGCGATTGTTTGGATTATCAATGACGTTGTTTCAAAAGTTACAGAATATGACTTGTTCCCGTTTGGTATATTGAATAAAGTAAATGACCAGGGAGAGATAGTTGGGAAAACATTTGGAATGTATGGCGAAGATCCTAACATATTTTTATCTGGAGCTTCAATGTTCATTTTAATAGGAGTTATCTTATTCCTTATCCTATTAGTTACACGTGTTCGCAGATACAAATATGTTGTAAAAGACAAGATGATTGCAGTGGTATTCTTTGCTATCTTCTACATCTTCTTTATTGCTTCTTTTGAGCAAGCTGGTACAACAATGACATTATTTGCCAGTGATTTTACAGAAAGGGTTATGACCGGAGGCTGGGCTACAGCTTTTATCGTAATAGACTTGTTAATCACCATTATTCCATTGGGAATCATTTCTTATGTACTTTTCAGATTATTCCAAAAAACATACAAGAAGTACTTATTATCCAATATTATACTTGGTATAAGTTTCGTCTTTATTTGGGTAATTGTAATCTGGAAAATTAACAGAAACATGGATTCAACTGCTTATGTAGCAACATACGAGCAAGTTGAGACGAGTAAAGAAAATAAAAAGGGTGTAATGGAAAAAACTGTTGCTCCTTTTACCGAAGGCTATGAATTGACAGAATTTGATTCAAGAATTTACGGAGAAACAACCATTATTGAGCCCGTAGAAATGGAGTTAGGAGATAATTTCTACATGATTCCTAAAAGAAGAGGTGAAGGATTTTATTATATAGCCCACAACGAGTTAGATGAATATCGTGATAAACAAACGCTAAGTGGTGAAAAATCAGAATTAGTTCAAGCTACAGTAACTAGAATCAAAAAAGATGAAGTTGAAATAGGTGCCACTTGGTTTGGAATCTTAAACTCGCTTTTCATTATTGCATTTGCACCATTATTTAGTAGATGGTGGGAAAGTAAATTTAACCCTAGTGGACCTGTTAAATACGGTCTAGGATTAATGTTAATCGGTATTGGATTTGCTGCACTAACTTATGGAGCATCAAACATTGCTGAAGGATCAGACTTTAAAGCAAGTGCTATTTGGCTAGTTATCGCTTATTTATTCCATACACTTGGTGAGTTATGTATTTCTCCGGTTGGACTTTCTTTCGTGAGTAAATTAGTTCCGGGAAGAATGATCGCCTTTATGTTTGGGGTTTGGTACCTTGCCATTGCAATTGGTAACAAATTAGCTCAAAGCGTTGGAGGTATGGTTGAATCTATTGCGGAGGATTATGGAATTTCGAGATTCTTCTTGATTTTCACATTAGTTCCAATTATTCTCGGAGTTATAGCGGTATTGCTAAATCCAATTATCAAGAAATTTATGCACGGAGTTAAATAA
- a CDS encoding M1 family metallopeptidase: MIKALKYTKLPSALMALFLLSCGGSEHTADDEASNEAEAQVVVDKHSYANLNEVKTKHLHLDIATDFDRKVINGSVRHDIENLTGADKMVMDINQITVSKVLLDGSEETTFEVGDYDELLGSPLTIDIKPETKTVTVFYETTPDAGALQWLNPQQTAGKKHPYLFTQGQAILTRTWVPCQDSPGNRITYSADVKVPVDLMAVMSANNDTVKSADGMYHFEMKKPIPSYLIALAVGDLEFASLGQRTGVFTEPSLVDDCVYEFADVEDMVIAAEGLYGDYKWGRYDIIVLPPSFPFGGMENPKLTFATPTILAGDRSLVSLVAHELAHSWSGNLVTNATWDDFWLNEGFTVYFENRIMEEVYGKEYADMLMEIEYQGLEYENEDIINGEHPEDTKLKLDLEGRNPDDGMTAIAYVKGAFFLKTLEATVGREKFDDFLSKYFKDHEFETVTTEMFIAYLEDNLLKPNDVEFNTEEWIYGEGIPDNCVEVNSDKFEKVSDKCELITSVKDAKELNIPANWSTHEWLHFIRHIPADADASDLAMLDAEFGFSDCGNSEIMAEWYVLSIKKGYKGIDPHMEDFLVKVGRRKFLAPIYSELAKTDEGLAHAKQIYSKARPNYHSISYLTIDDILGWEG; the protein is encoded by the coding sequence ATGATTAAAGCCCTTAAATACACCAAATTACCATCTGCGTTAATGGCCTTATTCTTGCTTTCATGTGGAGGATCAGAGCATACTGCTGATGATGAAGCATCTAATGAAGCTGAAGCACAGGTTGTGGTAGATAAACATTCATATGCAAACCTCAATGAGGTAAAAACCAAACATTTGCATTTGGATATTGCAACAGACTTTGACAGAAAGGTAATTAATGGTTCAGTTAGACACGATATTGAGAATCTAACCGGAGCTGATAAAATGGTAATGGATATTAACCAGATTACAGTTTCTAAAGTGCTTTTGGATGGTAGCGAAGAAACAACTTTTGAAGTTGGTGATTATGATGAGCTTTTAGGTTCACCTCTTACTATTGATATTAAACCAGAAACAAAAACAGTAACGGTTTTTTATGAGACTACTCCTGATGCAGGTGCGCTTCAATGGTTAAATCCTCAGCAAACTGCAGGAAAAAAACATCCTTATTTATTTACGCAAGGACAAGCAATTTTGACAAGAACTTGGGTGCCATGTCAAGATTCACCGGGAAATAGAATTACTTATTCTGCAGATGTGAAGGTTCCTGTTGATTTGATGGCTGTAATGAGCGCAAATAATGATACTGTAAAAAGTGCTGATGGAATGTATCATTTTGAGATGAAAAAGCCTATTCCTTCTTACTTAATCGCTTTGGCGGTAGGTGATTTAGAATTTGCTTCACTTGGGCAGAGAACTGGAGTTTTTACTGAGCCTTCTTTAGTTGATGATTGTGTATACGAGTTTGCAGATGTTGAAGATATGGTGATTGCAGCAGAAGGATTGTACGGGGATTATAAATGGGGTAGATATGATATTATAGTATTGCCTCCATCATTTCCTTTTGGAGGAATGGAAAATCCTAAATTAACTTTTGCTACTCCTACTATTCTTGCAGGTGATAGATCATTGGTTTCATTAGTAGCACACGAGTTAGCACACTCATGGTCAGGAAACCTTGTTACAAATGCAACATGGGATGACTTTTGGTTGAATGAAGGTTTTACAGTATACTTTGAAAACCGCATTATGGAAGAGGTTTACGGTAAGGAGTATGCGGACATGCTGATGGAAATTGAATACCAGGGGTTAGAGTACGAAAATGAAGATATTATCAATGGTGAGCATCCTGAAGATACTAAGTTGAAATTAGATTTAGAAGGTAGAAATCCAGACGACGGAATGACCGCAATCGCCTATGTTAAAGGAGCATTTTTCTTAAAAACTCTTGAGGCAACAGTTGGTAGAGAAAAATTTGATGATTTCTTGTCAAAATACTTTAAAGATCATGAGTTTGAAACTGTAACAACTGAGATGTTTATTGCATATTTAGAAGATAATCTTTTAAAACCTAATGATGTTGAATTTAATACTGAAGAGTGGATTTACGGTGAAGGTATTCCTGACAACTGTGTTGAGGTTAACAGTGATAAATTTGAGAAAGTAAGTGATAAATGTGAATTGATTACATCTGTTAAAGACGCGAAAGAATTAAATATTCCTGCTAACTGGTCTACTCATGAGTGGTTACATTTTATTAGACACATTCCTGCTGACGCAGATGCAAGTGATTTGGCTATGTTAGATGCTGAGTTTGGATTTTCTGATTGCGGAAATTCTGAAATCATGGCAGAATGGTATGTGCTTTCAATCAAAAAAGGATACAAAGGTATTGATCCACACATGGAAGATTTTCTTGTTAAAGTGGGTAGAAGAAAATTCTTGGCACCAATTTACAGCGAGTTGGCCAAAACTGATGAGGGACTTGCGCATGCCAAGCAAATATATTCAAAAGCTCGACCTAATTATCACTCAATTTCATACTTGACAATTGACGATATTTTAGGTTGGGAGGGTTAA
- a CDS encoding DUF5686 family protein yields the protein MRISLTIAVVFSSLVVFSQNIIKGNVLDVYGQGIPGVRVSMPNSTYGVPTNAKGAYFLEVDSLGEFQISYSMLGFQTHTDTILVEGKITIHDVTLEESPTELNAVEIYADKKDIAKEVMKNVIDNKKNMKRQYDSYQCNTYIKTTLEKENRIAFLKPKDEPEGRQKMNFTESYSISKYKANNTYKEEIIAYQDYSDKSESSVVVSADFSNPNSLLPSQVVEYNPYIFFEKVEDGEFDPYQNLIDLPKVSSKPLVSPAAVNAFINYKFYLKNIFYEDDQKIYDIIVEPRFKEAPLFSGNLYIIDSLWVIKSMDLTINGAAMEYFKDFRILQDFENIDSNWVPVRREFSYTINDGADRVLGNARVDHSDYQFNVEFDKNEFKNVIMEYKDDAFEKDSVFWVETRPIQLKPEELNFIREQDSIRQIVESDEYIDSVNAEYNKITVWDVLLSGVGFRNREKKQEIFINPIISQFQILAVGGFRWRVGGNYSKEFDNAQKIAVDGKIDYGFLNKDVKGDLGIEYTFLPKRFGSFKVRGGDNYDIITLQQPITNILSGGNFVRKTFFGMSQRLELVNGLYGRLSYDYSTRRSIEGIVYPPIYDTLYDIGIWTPPKPFETYTVSIFELEFLYRFKQQYIMKKGKKIIVGTEYPELRLTFKKGVPDMFGSDVNFNFVEIGVSDEVTAGTFGILKWNVEIGSFIGDNNNLDNVPYVEQKFFRGSDFFFFSNPLSSLQMLDSTFNTSRPFLQAYAIHHFNGSLLGKVPLINKLKLEVVAGGGILYIQDYNYKHIEAYVGIERKFKIRKQLFKIGVFYAFRQNSNPNTALFNFKFGLDFFNSWTNKWSW from the coding sequence ATGAGGATAAGCTTAACAATAGCAGTTGTTTTTTCTTCTTTAGTTGTGTTTTCACAAAACATAATTAAAGGAAATGTTCTTGATGTTTATGGTCAGGGAATTCCTGGTGTTAGGGTATCAATGCCAAATTCTACTTATGGAGTTCCAACCAATGCAAAAGGAGCTTATTTTTTAGAAGTTGATTCATTGGGCGAATTTCAGATTAGCTATTCTATGTTAGGTTTTCAAACCCATACTGATACCATATTAGTAGAGGGTAAAATAACTATACATGATGTAACACTTGAGGAATCGCCAACAGAACTTAATGCTGTTGAAATTTACGCAGATAAAAAAGACATTGCCAAAGAGGTGATGAAGAATGTAATTGACAATAAGAAAAACATGAAGCGTCAATATGATTCTTATCAGTGCAATACTTACATAAAGACAACGCTTGAAAAAGAAAATCGCATTGCTTTTTTAAAACCCAAAGACGAGCCGGAAGGAAGGCAAAAAATGAATTTTACTGAGTCATATAGTATCAGTAAATATAAAGCCAATAATACTTATAAAGAAGAAATTATAGCTTATCAGGATTACTCGGATAAATCAGAAAGTTCAGTTGTAGTAAGTGCAGATTTTAGTAATCCTAATTCTTTATTGCCATCTCAGGTAGTTGAATACAATCCATATATCTTTTTTGAGAAAGTAGAAGATGGTGAGTTTGATCCTTATCAAAACTTAATTGACTTACCTAAGGTAAGTTCAAAGCCATTGGTTTCTCCTGCAGCTGTAAATGCTTTTATCAATTACAAATTTTACCTTAAAAACATCTTTTATGAAGATGATCAAAAGATCTATGATATTATAGTAGAGCCAAGGTTTAAAGAAGCTCCGTTGTTTTCTGGGAACCTGTATATCATTGACTCTTTATGGGTAATTAAATCAATGGATTTAACTATTAATGGAGCGGCAATGGAGTATTTTAAGGACTTCAGGATTTTACAGGATTTTGAGAATATTGATAGTAATTGGGTGCCTGTTAGAAGAGAGTTTTCTTATACAATAAATGATGGTGCAGATAGGGTTTTAGGAAATGCAAGAGTTGACCATTCAGATTATCAATTCAATGTAGAGTTTGACAAAAATGAATTCAAAAATGTAATCATGGAATACAAAGATGATGCATTTGAAAAGGATTCAGTATTCTGGGTAGAGACCAGACCAATTCAATTAAAACCGGAGGAATTAAATTTCATCAGAGAACAAGATAGTATTCGCCAAATTGTAGAATCTGATGAATATATTGATAGTGTTAATGCCGAATACAATAAGATTACAGTTTGGGATGTATTGTTGAGTGGTGTAGGATTTAGGAATAGGGAGAAAAAACAAGAAATATTTATAAACCCAATAATCTCGCAATTTCAAATTTTGGCAGTTGGAGGATTCAGATGGAGAGTAGGAGGGAATTATTCAAAAGAGTTTGATAACGCACAGAAAATCGCAGTAGACGGTAAAATAGATTATGGTTTTCTTAACAAGGATGTAAAAGGAGATCTAGGGATTGAATATACGTTTTTGCCTAAGCGATTTGGAAGTTTTAAAGTTAGAGGAGGAGATAATTATGATATCATCACGCTTCAACAACCAATTACTAATATCCTCAGTGGAGGAAACTTTGTGCGTAAGACGTTCTTTGGAATGAGTCAAAGGCTTGAATTAGTGAATGGTTTGTATGGTCGTCTTTCTTATGATTATTCAACTAGAAGGAGTATAGAAGGAATAGTGTATCCACCTATTTATGATACGTTGTATGATATTGGAATTTGGACGCCACCAAAGCCTTTTGAAACCTACACAGTTTCCATTTTTGAATTGGAGTTTTTGTATCGTTTTAAACAGCAATACATTATGAAAAAGGGGAAAAAGATAATTGTAGGAACTGAGTACCCTGAACTAAGACTTACTTTCAAAAAGGGTGTACCTGACATGTTTGGATCTGATGTCAATTTTAATTTTGTAGAAATAGGCGTTTCAGATGAGGTTACCGCAGGTACTTTTGGAATTTTAAAATGGAATGTTGAAATAGGAAGCTTTATAGGGGATAATAATAACCTTGACAATGTTCCTTATGTTGAGCAGAAATTCTTCAGAGGATCGGACTTTTTCTTCTTTTCAAATCCTTTGAGTTCACTTCAGATGTTAGACTCTACGTTTAATACATCAAGGCCATTTTTACAAGCATATGCAATTCATCATTTTAATGGATCGTTATTAGGTAAGGTTCCTTTGATTAATAAGCTAAAACTAGAAGTAGTTGCCGGAGGAGGAATACTGTATATTCAAGATTACAACTATAAGCACATTGAGGCTTATGTGGGTATTGAACGTAAATTTAAAATCCGTAAGCAGCTCTTTAAAATAGGTGTTTTCTACGCTTTTAGGCAAAATAGTAATCCAAATACAGCACTCTTTAACTTTAAGTTTGGCTTGGATTTCTTTAATTCCTGGACGAATAAATGGTCCTGGTAA
- the ribD gene encoding bifunctional diaminohydroxyphosphoribosylaminopyrimidine deaminase/5-amino-6-(5-phosphoribosylamino)uracil reductase RibD: MTPDEKYMTRCLELARLGKGHVAPNPMVGSVIVCDDKIIGEGYHQFYGQAHAEVNAIKSVKDPSLLTKSTIYVNLEPCAHFGKTPPCSDLIVEKGIPRIVIGCIDSYSEVAGKGVEKLKNAGREVIVGVLEKESLELNRRFFTFHNKKRPYVILKWAESKDGFVDINRDNGEKGTFWITQPETKQLVHKWRHEEAGILVGFNTVINDDPELTVREFEGNSPTRFYLDKKGIIETSRYKIHNDLASTYAIQSTQVKDILAEIYSKEIQSIIVEGGANTLQKFLDSGLWDEARVITGIGNIEKGLKAPKIDKKPSNSFYFGKDLVTTYFND; the protein is encoded by the coding sequence ATGACGCCTGATGAAAAATACATGACCAGATGTTTAGAGCTAGCAAGACTTGGAAAAGGTCATGTAGCACCTAACCCTATGGTTGGATCTGTTATTGTATGTGATGACAAAATCATTGGAGAAGGCTATCATCAGTTTTATGGACAAGCCCATGCTGAAGTAAATGCTATTAAATCAGTAAAAGATCCTTCACTATTGACTAAATCAACCATTTACGTGAATTTGGAACCCTGTGCTCATTTTGGCAAAACACCACCCTGTTCTGATTTAATAGTAGAAAAGGGTATTCCGCGAATTGTGATTGGATGTATTGACAGCTACTCAGAGGTTGCAGGAAAAGGCGTAGAAAAATTGAAAAATGCAGGTAGAGAAGTAATTGTTGGTGTCTTAGAGAAGGAATCACTTGAATTGAATCGCCGTTTTTTTACATTTCACAATAAAAAACGGCCTTACGTTATTTTAAAATGGGCAGAATCAAAAGACGGATTCGTTGATATTAACCGGGATAATGGAGAGAAAGGCACTTTTTGGATCACCCAACCGGAGACCAAGCAATTGGTACATAAATGGAGACATGAAGAAGCAGGAATTTTGGTCGGATTCAATACGGTAATTAATGATGATCCTGAATTAACTGTGAGAGAATTTGAAGGTAACTCCCCTACCCGATTTTACCTTGACAAAAAAGGAATCATTGAAACTTCAAGATATAAGATTCATAATGATTTAGCTTCCACTTATGCCATCCAATCTACCCAAGTAAAAGACATTTTAGCGGAGATCTACTCAAAAGAAATTCAATCTATAATTGTTGAAGGCGGCGCCAATACTTTACAAAAATTCTTAGATTCGGGACTTTGGGATGAAGCCAGAGTGATTACAGGAATTGGCAACATTGAAAAAGGCTTAAAGGCCCCAAAAATTGACAAAAAACCTAGCAATAGTTTTTACTTCGGTAAAGACCTTGTAACTACCTACTTTAATGATTGA
- a CDS encoding peptide MFS transporter, with the protein MNSNNNIASSKTLFGHPVGLFILFFTEMWERFSYYGMRALLVLYLVEEITSPNPGLGWNKEDAGSLYGTYTMLVYITPILGGIIADKILGFRKAITVGAILMSLGHFSLAFEPLPAFYLGLGLIIIGNGFFKPNISSIVGQLYPEGSTKKDSGYTIFYQGINVGAFLGSILCGYLAETIGWHWGFGLAGIFMVIGMIQFQLAQKMFGKIGLSPKKQKEFVADSADIVDEIAEVEEEKQIDELSELDKAKKSKVETQRLIVVGILAFFSIFFWAAFEQAGSSMNIYASEYTDRALEGNGAMVFKVVSSLISLLPVGILLWLFLGTFKVLGKEYLGAMSFMGLSVLILAGITGYMIYDQFQEKSAEVPATWFQSLNALFIFTLAPLFSFVWQRLAKSKYNPNGPQKFAIGLVLLGLGFIPLVYGSAGIIASSDEPIQKVSMIFLVLAYLLHTMGELSLSPVGLSYVSKLSPTRLVGVMFGIWFFASAMGNKLAGSFSPYMEKIAKESSMSDFFEILVYVPIGAGLLLFILSFPIRKLMHGIK; encoded by the coding sequence ATGAATAGTAACAATAATATCGCTTCTTCTAAAACACTATTCGGACATCCGGTAGGCTTATTCATCTTATTTTTCACAGAGATGTGGGAGAGGTTTTCTTATTATGGGATGCGTGCTTTATTAGTTCTTTATTTAGTTGAGGAAATTACCAGTCCAAATCCTGGTTTGGGATGGAATAAAGAAGACGCAGGAAGTCTTTATGGAACTTATACAATGCTTGTTTATATTACACCTATTCTCGGTGGTATCATTGCGGATAAAATTTTAGGATTTAGAAAAGCAATTACTGTTGGTGCTATTTTAATGTCTTTAGGTCATTTTTCTTTGGCTTTTGAACCATTGCCTGCATTTTATCTAGGATTAGGATTAATTATTATTGGAAATGGTTTTTTTAAACCTAATATTTCTTCAATTGTAGGTCAACTTTATCCAGAAGGATCAACGAAAAAAGATTCGGGTTACACCATCTTCTATCAAGGGATTAATGTTGGAGCATTTCTTGGTTCTATTTTATGCGGTTATCTAGCCGAAACAATAGGGTGGCATTGGGGATTTGGACTTGCCGGGATATTTATGGTGATTGGAATGATCCAATTTCAGCTAGCTCAAAAAATGTTTGGTAAAATTGGATTATCTCCAAAGAAACAGAAAGAATTTGTAGCTGATTCAGCGGATATTGTTGATGAAATTGCTGAAGTTGAAGAGGAAAAACAAATAGATGAACTTTCTGAATTAGATAAGGCTAAAAAGAGTAAAGTAGAAACCCAAAGATTAATTGTAGTAGGAATTCTAGCGTTTTTCTCGATTTTCTTTTGGGCAGCTTTTGAACAAGCTGGTAGTTCAATGAACATCTATGCTAGCGAGTATACAGATAGAGCTTTGGAAGGTAACGGAGCTATGGTCTTTAAAGTTGTTAGTTCTTTAATATCTCTATTACCAGTTGGTATTCTATTATGGTTGTTCTTGGGAACATTTAAAGTTTTAGGAAAAGAATATCTTGGGGCCATGTCCTTTATGGGGCTTTCTGTACTAATCTTAGCTGGAATTACCGGATATATGATATATGATCAATTCCAAGAGAAGTCAGCTGAAGTACCTGCTACTTGGTTTCAAAGTTTAAATGCCTTGTTCATATTCACTTTGGCACCTTTGTTCTCATTTGTTTGGCAGCGTCTTGCGAAATCCAAATACAATCCAAATGGTCCGCAAAAATTTGCGATTGGTCTGGTATTACTAGGATTAGGGTTTATTCCTTTAGTATATGGTTCGGCAGGAATTATTGCAAGTTCTGATGAACCAATTCAGAAGGTAAGTATGATATTTTTAGTATTGGCTTATTTATTACACACTATGGGAGAACTTTCACTTTCTCCGGTTGGTTTGTCATATGTAAGTAAATTATCGCCCACCAGATTGGTAGGTGTAATGTTTGGAATATGGTTTTTTGCTTCTGCTATGGGAAATAAGTTGGCAGGATCATTCTCACCGTATATGGAAAAAATTGCCAAAGAGTCTAGCATGTCTGACTTCTTTGAAATTTTGGTATATGTACCAATAGGGGCTGGTTTACTATTATTTATCCTAAGCTTCCCTATTAGAAAATTAATGCACGGAATTAAATAA
- a CDS encoding DMT family transporter, which translates to MIDLVLGIVFFSCILVLFKLFERFKVDNLQAIVFNYVFCVLLGFFLFSDTQEPIKHAIASDWKWLALSTGFFFVVVFNLLASGAQKVGITISTIANKMSMLIPVVVAIIFYNESSSVLKIIGILLALVGVYLVSTSGSKLSFDKKYLWLIIIIFVGQGIADVIFNYSQKFYVEEHEAKLFISSMFSGAFLVGFSMLAVKLIQGKSKFHPRNILWGLMVAVPNFLTVYFFYKALESGILEASRIYPILNMGVIILSAVIGLLFFNEKLSPSNWFGVLVSLLAIALITFG; encoded by the coding sequence ATGATTGACCTGGTATTAGGCATTGTATTTTTTAGCTGTATTCTTGTATTATTCAAATTATTTGAACGATTCAAGGTAGATAATTTACAGGCCATAGTTTTCAATTATGTTTTTTGTGTCCTATTGGGATTCTTTCTTTTTTCAGATACTCAAGAACCTATTAAACATGCCATTGCATCAGATTGGAAGTGGCTGGCACTATCAACTGGATTTTTCTTTGTGGTCGTATTCAATTTATTGGCATCAGGAGCACAAAAAGTTGGTATAACAATATCTACCATAGCGAATAAAATGTCTATGTTAATTCCGGTTGTAGTAGCTATTATCTTTTACAACGAAAGCTCTTCAGTTCTGAAAATAATTGGAATTTTACTGGCATTAGTTGGGGTTTATCTTGTATCTACAAGCGGCAGTAAATTAAGCTTTGACAAGAAATACCTATGGTTGATTATCATCATTTTTGTTGGGCAGGGAATTGCAGATGTGATATTCAACTACAGCCAAAAATTTTACGTAGAAGAGCATGAAGCAAAACTCTTTATTTCTTCCATGTTCTCAGGTGCATTTTTAGTTGGATTTTCAATGCTGGCTGTCAAATTGATTCAAGGAAAAAGCAAATTTCATCCAAGAAATATTTTATGGGGATTGATGGTAGCGGTTCCTAACTTTTTGACGGTTTACTTCTTTTATAAAGCTTTGGAAAGTGGCATTTTAGAAGCTTCGAGAATCTACCCAATACTTAACATGGGCGTAATCATTTTATCCGCAGTAATTGGACTACTTTTCTTCAATGAAAAACTGAGCCCTTCTAACTGGTTTGGTGTTTTGGTATCCTTACTAGCTATCGCATTGATTACCTTTGGATAA